Proteins found in one Tissierellales bacterium genomic segment:
- a CDS encoding DUF881 domain-containing protein yields the protein MKKSTGRISIILVSLFLGVILAIQFKTVSKTLGDDVLPMQRSQQLANELKKVQDERDVLEKELEDIEGKIKKYEKGEADKSVYAESLYKDLEKYRMLAGYLDMEGTGIVLEINDPPMDVQIGDEYSIVDDLDIILQIVSILNSSEAEAIAINDQRYTSYTEIVRAGDHIEINGVSIGAPIVIKAIGDPDLLESALSIKFGVVWHLESYDYLVQLKKEKNVSIPKYRKIKEFIYAQPVPEKAN from the coding sequence ATGAAAAAATCTACAGGTCGCATATCTATAATATTAGTTTCTTTGTTTTTAGGGGTTATTCTGGCCATACAATTTAAAACAGTTAGTAAAACTTTAGGTGACGATGTATTACCTATGCAAAGGTCACAACAATTGGCTAATGAACTAAAAAAGGTACAAGATGAAAGAGATGTACTGGAAAAGGAACTGGAAGATATTGAAGGTAAAATAAAAAAATATGAGAAAGGTGAAGCTGATAAGAGTGTATATGCCGAAAGTTTGTACAAAGATTTGGAAAAATACAGAATGTTAGCTGGGTACTTAGATATGGAAGGGACAGGAATTGTACTAGAAATAAATGACCCTCCTATGGATGTACAAATTGGTGATGAATATAGTATAGTTGATGATTTAGATATTATTTTGCAAATAGTTAGTATTTTAAACTCATCTGAAGCTGAAGCCATTGCTATAAATGATCAAAGGTATACATCTTATACAGAAATTGTAAGGGCTGGGGATCATATTGAAATAAATGGTGTATCTATTGGTGCACCTATAGTTATAAAAGCCATTGGTGATCCGGATTTACTAGAGTCTGCCTTATCAATTAAGTTTGGAGTAGTTTGGCATTTAGAATCCTATGATTATTTAGTACAGCTTAAAAAGGAAAAAAATGTTTCTATACCGAAATATAGAAAAATAAAAGAATTTATTTATGCTCAACCAGTACCAGAAAAAGCAAACTAG
- a CDS encoding DUF881 domain-containing protein yields MKKSLKDKFTLIFFSLLLGIFISIQFKQEIEPFNPVTLRSIQVTRNEIDRMDSEIEEMKELLKNKEDELEKFENVTNEDDGGYELMIEELDKIKSVAGFERMEGTGIVIKMEDNQDSEINPLDVSDYIIHDIDVLNILNDLKVAGAEAISINGQRIMSVSEIKCGGPIIRVNGKSVGTPFVIKAIGDPKLLYAAVNAPGTYGYTQKNVYNKVLDITMEDKVIIPAYSGRFTFKYAKPVGEGD; encoded by the coding sequence ATGAAGAAAAGTTTAAAAGATAAATTCACTTTAATCTTCTTCAGTTTGCTTTTAGGTATATTTATTTCTATTCAATTTAAACAAGAAATTGAGCCATTTAATCCTGTAACTCTTCGTTCTATACAAGTTACTAGAAATGAAATTGACAGAATGGATAGCGAAATAGAAGAGATGAAAGAGTTATTGAAAAACAAAGAAGATGAGCTAGAAAAGTTTGAAAATGTAACTAACGAAGATGATGGTGGATATGAGTTAATGATTGAAGAATTAGATAAAATAAAATCAGTTGCAGGATTTGAGAGAATGGAAGGGACTGGCATAGTAATTAAAATGGAGGATAATCAAGATAGCGAAATAAATCCTTTAGATGTATCTGATTATATCATACATGATATAGATGTATTGAATATTTTAAATGATTTAAAGGTAGCAGGGGCTGAAGCTATAAGTATAAATGGCCAAAGAATAATGTCAGTTTCTGAAATAAAATGTGGTGGTCCTATTATTCGAGTAAATGGTAAAAGTGTAGGTACTCCTTTTGTAATAAAGGCTATAGGAGACCCAAAGCTTTTATATGCTGCAGTTAATGCACCAGGTACATACGGCTATACTCAAAAAAATGTTTATAATAAAGTGTTAGATATAACTATGGAAGATAAAGTAATTATACCTGCATATTCAGGCCGATTTACTTTTAAGTACGCAAAACCTGTAGGAGAAGGTGATTAA
- a CDS encoding small basic family protein, with the protein MIFAIIGILLGMVIGLLLPFTYNTAYALYISVAILACLDSVFGGIRSNLENNFDTEIFLSGFFGNSILAALLAYIGDRLGVPLYYAAIFTFGGRIFENFASIRRLLLYNRKNRKDKE; encoded by the coding sequence ATGATTTTTGCAATTATTGGAATTTTATTAGGTATGGTTATAGGTTTGCTATTACCCTTTACTTATAATACGGCCTATGCCTTGTATATATCAGTAGCTATTTTGGCTTGCTTAGACTCAGTTTTTGGGGGTATTAGGTCGAATTTAGAAAATAATTTTGATACAGAAATATTTCTTTCAGGTTTTTTTGGGAACTCTATTTTAGCTGCTTTACTGGCATATATTGGTGATAGGCTAGGTGTACCTCTTTATTATGCAGCAATTTTTACTTTTGGTGGAAGGATATTTGAAAACTTTGCAAGTATTAGAAGATTGTTACTGTACAATAGGAAAAATAGAAAAGATAAAGAATAG
- a CDS encoding cell division FtsA domain-containing protein: MPRDQQIINIIPVQYIVDGYDEIKEPVGMAGIKLEADVDIIIGPTTTVLNLIKSINQAGLEILGIIAELFAVDDTILSKDERELRALLIDIGAGTTYYSLFKNEQILYNSIIPVVGDYISNDISVGLRIFREESKKIKKTYRVAYVPIADVERKLKIEPIGFDEKIDIIEFQLSQKIEARLGEIFELINEELIRNDIRKKY, from the coding sequence ATACCTCGGGATCAACAAATTATTAATATAATTCCTGTACAATATATTGTAGATGGTTATGATGAAATTAAAGAGCCTGTCGGAATGGCTGGAATTAAATTGGAAGCAGATGTAGATATTATAATAGGACCTACTACAACTGTTTTGAATTTAATAAAAAGTATTAACCAGGCTGGATTAGAGATTTTGGGGATTATAGCAGAACTATTTGCAGTAGATGATACAATCCTATCAAAGGATGAAAGAGAACTAAGGGCATTATTAATTGATATTGGAGCTGGAACTACTTATTATTCCCTATTTAAAAATGAGCAAATACTATATAATAGTATTATTCCTGTAGTTGGAGATTATATATCTAATGATATTTCTGTAGGATTAAGAATATTCAGGGAGGAAAGTAAAAAAATTAAGAAAACTTATAGAGTTGCTTATGTCCCTATAGCAGATGTGGAAAGAAAATTAAAGATTGAACCTATTGGGTTTGATGAAAAGATTGATATAATAGAATTTCAATTAAGTCAAAAAATTGAAGCAAGATTGGGAGAAATATTTGAACTAATAAATGAGGAATTAATACGAAATGATATAAGAAAAAAATATTGA
- the ftsZ gene encoding cell division protein FtsZ, whose product MFDFDVEVEEFAKIKVIGVGGGGNNAVNRMIDGGVKGIEFIAVNTDKQALNSSKAEIKLQIGEKLTRGLGAGANPEIGMKAAEENRNEIAEALNGSDMIFITAGMGGGTGTGAAPIIAEVAKEMEILTVGVVTKPFTFEGRKRMFHAEKGIENLQEVVDTLVTIPNDRLLQVAEKKTTMMEAFSMADEILKQGIQGISDLIAVPALINLDFADVKTIMLDQGIAHMGIGTASGDNRAAEGAKLAVKSPLLETSIEGAKAVLLNITGGEDLGLFEVNEAADLIRQSVDQDANIIFGAGIDETLEEEIKITVIATGFDTKRKAAPATKNIKTNFDERMEAKEEIAGSQFELDDLDIPTFLRRKDK is encoded by the coding sequence TTGTTTGATTTTGATGTTGAAGTAGAAGAGTTTGCAAAGATTAAAGTAATAGGTGTTGGTGGAGGAGGAAATAACGCTGTAAATAGGATGATAGATGGTGGAGTGAAGGGTATAGAATTTATAGCTGTAAATACTGATAAACAGGCTTTAAATTCTTCAAAAGCAGAAATAAAACTCCAAATAGGAGAAAAACTAACCCGTGGATTAGGTGCAGGTGCTAATCCTGAAATTGGAATGAAAGCAGCAGAAGAAAATAGAAATGAGATAGCTGAAGCTTTAAATGGTTCTGATATGATATTTATTACTGCAGGAATGGGGGGAGGAACTGGTACAGGAGCCGCCCCTATTATTGCAGAGGTAGCAAAAGAGATGGAAATTTTAACAGTAGGTGTTGTAACGAAACCTTTTACTTTTGAAGGAAGAAAAAGAATGTTTCATGCTGAGAAAGGTATTGAAAATTTACAAGAGGTTGTAGATACCTTAGTAACAATACCTAATGATAGATTGTTACAAGTAGCTGAGAAGAAGACTACAATGATGGAGGCTTTTTCAATGGCTGATGAAATACTTAAGCAAGGTATACAAGGAATTTCAGATTTAATTGCAGTACCGGCATTAATAAATTTGGATTTTGCTGACGTAAAAACCATTATGTTGGATCAAGGTATTGCTCATATGGGTATAGGCACGGCATCAGGTGATAACAGGGCAGCAGAAGGTGCAAAACTAGCTGTAAAGAGTCCGCTTCTTGAAACTTCAATTGAAGGAGCTAAAGCTGTTCTATTAAATATAACGGGTGGAGAGGATTTAGGTTTGTTTGAGGTTAACGAAGCAGCAGATTTAATAAGACAATCTGTAGACCAAGATGCAAACATTATTTTTGGTGCAGGTATTGACGAAACTTTAGAAGAAGAAATCAAAATCACTGTTATAGCGACAGGCTTTGACACTAAAAGGAAGGCTGCCCCGGCAACAAAAAATATAAAAACAAACTTTGATGAAAGAATGGAAGCAAAAGAAGAAATTGCAGGTAGTCAATTTGAGCTTGATGACTTAGATATACCTACTTTTTTAAGAAGAAAGGATAAATAA
- the spoIIGA gene encoding sigma-E processing peptidase SpoIIGA translates to MYIYAEYLLLENLAINYIILYVTRKVTRTNTKSIRLFIGALIGALYTLVLFFPSLKFMTKFSIKVLISILIIIIAFNPEKIRGLIKLISVFYLISFVFAGASLGIFFIITNEQLNDIRGFAIKDFSLQILGIGIFFSIALMKNIFKYYQKKAIVSNYLASVSISLNNKKVDFTALIDTGNSLKEPISDKPVIIAEYKVLKEILPVTVEEIYLKSDSLCLDSITDIMQNTQEEIRFRLIPFKSVGKNNGILLGFKPDEIVVVNCENQKKVEEDVLVAIYNNKLSSEDDYSGLLHPEILN, encoded by the coding sequence TTGTATATTTATGCTGAGTATTTATTATTGGAAAACTTGGCTATTAATTACATTATATTATATGTAACCAGAAAGGTTACTAGAACTAATACTAAGTCCATTAGATTATTTATAGGTGCATTAATAGGAGCTTTATATACATTAGTGTTGTTTTTTCCCTCTTTAAAGTTTATGACAAAGTTTTCAATAAAAGTTTTAATATCTATATTAATAATTATTATAGCTTTTAATCCAGAAAAAATAAGGGGTTTAATTAAACTTATATCCGTATTTTATTTAATTTCTTTCGTTTTTGCAGGGGCTAGTTTAGGTATATTTTTTATTATAACTAATGAACAGCTAAATGATATTAGGGGATTTGCAATTAAGGATTTTTCTTTGCAAATCCTTGGAATAGGAATATTCTTTTCTATTGCTTTAATGAAAAATATTTTTAAATACTATCAAAAGAAAGCTATTGTAAGTAATTATTTAGCAAGTGTGTCAATATCTTTAAATAATAAAAAAGTGGATTTTACAGCCTTAATAGATACAGGAAATTCTTTAAAAGAGCCAATATCAGACAAACCAGTTATAATAGCTGAGTACAAAGTTTTAAAAGAGATATTGCCAGTTACCGTAGAAGAAATATATCTAAAAAGTGATAGCCTTTGCTTAGATTCAATTACAGATATAATGCAAAATACCCAAGAAGAAATAAGATTTAGATTAATACCATTTAAATCTGTTGGAAAGAATAATGGTATTCTCTTAGGATTTAAGCCTGATGAGATAGTTGTTGTAAATTGTGAGAATCAGAAAAAGGTGGAAGAAGATGTATTAGTGGCAATTTATAATAATAAATTGTCAAGTGAAGATGACTATTCTGGACTCCTTCATCCAGAAATATTGAATTAA
- the sigE gene encoding RNA polymerase sporulation sigma factor SigE, with the protein MKVRTLTKIKLEVSLLYYKILRKLKPLNEIYYIGSGEVLPPPLKPDEEIYFVSKLRKDDSIKSILIERNLRLVVYIARKFENTGISIEDLISIGSIGLIKAVNTFNPDKNIKLATYASKCIENEILMYLRRNSKLKAEVSFDEPLNVDWDGNELLLSDILGTESDIIFKYLEEEVDKELLNQAVDKLTGREKKIVELRYGLKNGKEKTQKEVADILGISQSYISRLEKRIIKRLQKEMSRMV; encoded by the coding sequence ATAAAAGTGAGAACTTTAACAAAAATTAAATTAGAAGTAAGTCTTTTATATTACAAAATTCTAAGGAAACTGAAACCTTTAAATGAAATTTATTACATAGGAAGTGGGGAAGTATTACCTCCGCCTTTAAAACCAGATGAAGAAATATATTTTGTATCTAAGTTAAGAAAAGATGATAGTATTAAAAGTATTTTAATAGAAAGAAATTTAAGGTTAGTAGTTTATATTGCAAGAAAGTTTGAAAATACAGGAATAAGTATTGAAGATCTTATTTCTATTGGTTCTATTGGACTTATAAAAGCAGTTAATACCTTTAATCCTGATAAAAATATAAAACTTGCAACTTATGCATCCAAATGTATTGAAAATGAAATATTAATGTATCTAAGAAGAAATAGTAAGCTGAAGGCGGAAGTTTCTTTTGATGAACCCTTAAATGTGGACTGGGATGGGAATGAACTTTTATTATCTGATATATTAGGTACAGAAAGTGATATAATATTTAAATATTTAGAGGAGGAAGTAGATAAGGAGTTATTAAATCAAGCTGTAGATAAGTTAACAGGTCGTGAGAAGAAGATCGTAGAATTGCGATATGGCCTAAAGAATGGAAAAGAGAAAACACAAAAAGAAGTGGCTGATATATTAGGAATTTCCCAGTCTTATATTTCTAGATTAGAAAAAAGAATTATAAAAAGGCTACAAAAAGAAATGAGCAGAATGGTATAA
- the sigG gene encoding RNA polymerase sporulation sigma factor SigG — translation MMKGAKVEERDEGLLYNNKVEICGVNTAKLPVLTNEEMQKLFVKIKAGDMEARDEFINGNLRLVLSIIQRFSRRGEPVDDLFQVGCIGLIKAIDNFDLSQNVKFSTYAVPMIIGEIRRYLRDNNSIRVSRSLRDIAYRALQAREQLINKNSREPTITEIADELNLSKEEVVFALDAIQEPISLFEPIYHDSGDAIFVMDQVKDEKSEDEVWLEGIGLRDALSRLNDREKLILDLRFFEGKTQMEVAEEIGISQAQVSRLEKNALKNMQKHV, via the coding sequence ATGATGAAAGGGGCAAAAGTTGAAGAAAGGGATGAAGGATTATTGTATAATAATAAAGTAGAAATATGTGGTGTCAATACGGCTAAATTACCGGTTCTAACTAATGAAGAAATGCAAAAATTATTCGTTAAAATAAAAGCTGGAGATATGGAAGCAAGAGATGAATTTATAAACGGAAATTTACGATTAGTTCTAAGTATTATACAAAGATTTAGTAGACGAGGAGAACCAGTAGATGACTTATTTCAAGTCGGTTGTATAGGTTTAATTAAGGCGATAGATAATTTTGATTTAAGCCAAAATGTGAAGTTTTCAACCTATGCTGTACCTATGATAATTGGTGAAATACGTCGATATTTAAGAGATAATAATTCAATAAGAGTAAGTAGGTCATTAAGAGATATAGCCTATAGAGCTTTGCAGGCAAGGGAGCAGTTAATTAATAAAAATTCCCGTGAACCTACTATTACGGAAATTGCTGATGAATTAAATCTTTCAAAAGAAGAGGTAGTATTTGCCCTTGATGCAATTCAAGAACCTATATCTTTATTTGAGCCTATATATCATGATAGTGGAGATGCTATTTTTGTAATGGATCAGGTTAAAGATGAAAAAAGTGAAGATGAAGTTTGGCTAGAAGGGATAGGTTTACGGGATGCTTTAAGTAGATTAAATGATAGAGAGAAATTGATTTTAGATTTAAGATTTTTTGAAGGAAAAACTCAAATGGAGGTAGCAGAGGAAATTGGAATATCTCAAGCTCAAGTTTCTAGATTAGAAAAAAATGCTTTAAAGAATATGCAAAAACATGTGTAG
- a CDS encoding YlmC/YmxH family sporulation protein: MINLSEMKEKEVINIRDGSRLGMIYDFEMDLKKGEVTAIIIPGSGKIMGIFGSNNDIIIDWKKIVKIGEDIILVDLKVDEE, translated from the coding sequence ATGATTAATCTCTCAGAAATGAAAGAAAAAGAGGTAATTAACATAAGAGATGGATCAAGATTGGGAATGATATATGATTTTGAAATGGATTTAAAAAAAGGTGAAGTAACTGCAATAATAATTCCAGGGTCTGGAAAGATAATGGGCATATTTGGTAGTAATAATGATATTATTATCGATTGGAAAAAAATAGTGAAAATAGGAGAAGATATTATTTTGGTAGACTTAAAGGTAGATGAAGAGTAA
- the nrdR gene encoding transcriptional regulator NrdR has translation MKCPYCNFYETKVIDSRPTNEGQAIRRRRECISCGKRFTTYEKKEEIPLIVVKKDGNRQLYNRNKLLNGIIKSCEKRPVSMETVESTVDEIERELYNSMEKEVTSQHIGEMVMDKLKYIDEVSYVRFASVYRQFKDVNTFMDELKKILNEK, from the coding sequence ATGAAATGTCCTTATTGTAATTTTTATGAGACTAAGGTTATTGATTCAAGGCCTACTAACGAAGGACAAGCCATTAGAAGGCGTAGAGAGTGTATAAGTTGTGGTAAAAGATTTACAACTTATGAAAAAAAAGAAGAAATACCTTTAATAGTCGTTAAGAAAGATGGAAATAGACAACTTTACAATAGAAATAAATTGTTAAATGGAATTATTAAATCTTGCGAAAAACGTCCTGTATCTATGGAAACTGTTGAATCAACTGTCGATGAAATAGAAAGAGAGCTATATAACTCTATGGAGAAAGAAGTTACTAGTCAGCATATAGGAGAAATGGTAATGGATAAATTGAAATATATAGATGAAGTTTCTTATGTAAGGTTTGCATCTGTATATAGACAATTTAAAGATGTAAATACATTTATGGATGAATTAAAAAAAATATTAAATGAAAAGTAA
- the pgeF gene encoding peptidoglycan editing factor PgeF, whose product MAFIEVKYKDFVYYEIEEFNDTELVKYFFTTRIGFSNEEFLKNISEIMNVPIKNIITLKQIHGKDLLNIDNTNKLKFAQENIMEADGIITNIKDLVILTFHADCVPVAFVDRSKKVIAVSHAGWKGTLKNISGNTVEKMVEKYNSNPKDILVAISPSIGSCCYEVGKEVYEKFNEEYNFVENIFNIKNNKIYLDLWKTNELQLLNKGILKENIYTSNLCTSCNNNIFYSYRKEKGINRRMASVMKLQI is encoded by the coding sequence ATGGCTTTTATAGAAGTTAAATATAAAGATTTTGTATATTATGAAATTGAGGAATTTAATGATACTGAATTAGTTAAATACTTTTTTACAACAAGAATAGGCTTTAGTAATGAAGAGTTTTTAAAAAATATTTCTGAAATAATGAATGTACCTATAAAAAATATAATTACTTTAAAGCAAATTCATGGAAAAGATTTATTAAATATTGATAATACTAATAAGCTTAAATTTGCTCAAGAAAATATTATGGAAGCTGATGGAATTATAACAAATATTAAAGACTTAGTTATACTTACTTTTCATGCAGATTGTGTCCCAGTGGCATTTGTAGATAGGTCCAAAAAAGTAATCGCTGTTTCTCATGCAGGATGGAAAGGAACTTTAAAGAATATTAGTGGTAATACCGTTGAAAAAATGGTTGAAAAGTACAATTCAAATCCAAAAGATATATTAGTAGCAATTAGTCCTTCTATAGGTTCTTGCTGTTACGAAGTAGGAAAAGAAGTATATGAAAAATTTAATGAAGAGTATAATTTTGTAGAAAATATATTTAATATTAAAAATAATAAAATATATTTAGATTTATGGAAAACAAATGAACTCCAACTTTTAAATAAGGGTATATTAAAAGAGAATATTTATACAAGTAATTTATGTACTAGCTGTAATAATAATATTTTTTATTCTTATAGAAAAGAGAAAGGCATTAACAGAAGAATGGCATCTGTAATGAAGTTACAAATATAA
- a CDS encoding response regulator transcription factor has product MGAKILVVDDEKHIVELLKYNLENNKYIVSVAYDGLETLEKIKKEKFDLILLDLMLPKIHGIDVCRKLKNNKETSSIPIIMLTAKSSEMDKVTGLEIGADDYITKPFSVREVLARVKAVLRRSKVDTKKNPDKIIKIDKIIIDLESYEVIKDNQVVDLTHKEFLLLKILAENRGKVLSRNVLLDMVWGYNYFGGTRTIDVHIRKLRKKIEDDDKNPSYIETVRGVGYKFR; this is encoded by the coding sequence ATGGGAGCAAAAATATTAGTGGTAGATGATGAGAAGCATATTGTGGAATTGCTTAAGTATAATTTAGAAAATAATAAATATATTGTAAGTGTAGCTTATGATGGCTTAGAGACTTTAGAAAAAATTAAAAAAGAAAAGTTTGATTTAATTTTATTGGATCTCATGTTACCTAAAATTCATGGTATAGATGTATGTAGAAAACTTAAAAATAACAAGGAAACTTCCAGTATACCAATTATTATGTTAACGGCTAAAAGTAGCGAAATGGACAAGGTAACTGGTTTAGAAATAGGTGCAGATGATTATATTACTAAACCTTTTAGTGTAAGAGAAGTGTTGGCTAGGGTTAAAGCAGTTCTTAGGAGAAGTAAAGTAGATACAAAAAAGAATCCAGATAAGATAATTAAAATTGATAAAATAATAATTGATTTAGAAAGTTATGAAGTGATCAAAGATAATCAGGTTGTGGATTTAACCCATAAAGAGTTTCTTCTCTTAAAAATATTAGCTGAAAACAGAGGAAAAGTTCTTTCAAGAAATGTCTTGTTAGATATGGTTTGGGGTTACAATTATTTTGGTGGAACTAGAACAATAGATGTCCATATTAGAAAATTACGTAAAAAAATAGAAGATGATGATAAGAATCCTAGTTATATAGAAACAGTACGAGGGGTTGGTTATAAATTTAGGTAG
- a CDS encoding ATP-binding protein, producing the protein MPLKRKMTTIFIILVSIGILITGIVTYHMQKINSIKLVEEKILEEGYLIKDLIEKGNIDNNNLEDFLERYSKILNSEISFIDEQEIIIGSFSSGVNNEKLNFRANNKNPEKKRLIFKEISIENGGNISKIRIAASPEYLKKLNKKIILNTLIAVVAGFIVSLILGIQYVEQVTNPYKELIKATKNISEGKYGGEVYLSGDEEFEILTENFNTMSVKLRDTIIMLKESNTKLKATLTSIEDGVIAIDNNLSVILINPLAEKILEVKKDSIMDKKITKAFENKELNNVFIELINKSTFLNDAEVEVFEPNYRNIKITGSPIIQSDDPTRKLGLVFIIRDVTTLRKLEKVREDFVANVSHELKTPLTSIKGFVETLQEGAIENVESSNKFLDIIDFEVNRLNSLVSDLLLLSEVESQEENIIKEIIAVEKIIDDVIMHLGNKANKKEITLEKNIQEKLPNFYGNYNYFRQMLLNLIDNSIKYTPEYGTVKISAATENGNLIINIADNGIGIEGEEQRRIFERFYRVDKSRSNEVDGTGLGLAIVKHIVSTFNGKISIESEIGKGSNFIIILPVKDDLIY; encoded by the coding sequence ATGCCATTGAAAAGAAAAATGACTACTATCTTTATTATACTTGTATCCATAGGAATTTTGATTACAGGAATAGTAACTTATCATATGCAAAAAATAAATTCTATTAAATTAGTAGAAGAAAAAATATTAGAAGAAGGATATTTGATAAAGGATTTAATTGAAAAAGGGAATATAGACAATAATAATTTAGAGGACTTTTTAGAAAGATATTCTAAAATTTTAAATAGTGAAATTTCTTTTATTGACGAACAAGAAATTATTATTGGAAGCTTTAGCTCTGGGGTTAATAATGAAAAGCTCAATTTTAGGGCTAATAATAAAAATCCCGAGAAGAAAAGATTAATTTTTAAGGAAATATCTATAGAAAATGGAGGAAATATTTCAAAGATTAGAATTGCAGCATCACCAGAGTATTTAAAAAAATTAAATAAAAAGATAATATTAAATACATTAATAGCGGTAGTTGCTGGTTTTATAGTTTCTCTAATACTTGGCATCCAATATGTTGAGCAGGTAACAAACCCATATAAGGAATTAATTAAAGCCACTAAAAATATTTCTGAAGGCAAATATGGGGGGGAAGTTTATCTTTCTGGAGATGAAGAATTTGAAATATTAACAGAAAATTTTAATACCATGAGTGTTAAATTAAGGGATACTATAATAATGCTGAAAGAAAGTAATACAAAATTAAAGGCCACTTTAACTAGTATTGAAGATGGAGTTATTGCCATAGATAATAATTTGTCGGTAATATTAATAAATCCTCTTGCTGAAAAAATTTTAGAAGTAAAGAAAGATAGTATCATGGACAAAAAGATAACTAAAGCTTTTGAAAATAAAGAATTAAATAACGTGTTTATTGAATTAATAAATAAATCTACTTTTCTAAATGATGCTGAAGTAGAAGTTTTTGAACCTAATTATAGAAATATTAAAATAACTGGTAGCCCAATAATACAAAGTGATGATCCTACTAGAAAACTTGGATTAGTTTTCATTATACGAGATGTTACAACCCTAAGGAAGTTAGAAAAGGTAAGAGAGGATTTTGTAGCCAATGTATCTCATGAGTTAAAAACTCCTTTAACTTCTATTAAAGGATTTGTAGAAACCTTACAAGAAGGTGCTATAGAAAATGTTGAGTCTTCTAATAAATTTTTAGATATAATTGATTTTGAGGTAAATCGTCTTAATTCTTTAGTTTCAGATTTACTCCTTTTATCAGAAGTTGAAAGTCAGGAAGAAAATATAATAAAAGAAATTATAGCTGTTGAAAAAATTATAGATGATGTAATAATGCATTTAGGAAATAAGGCCAATAAAAAGGAAATCACTTTAGAAAAAAATATTCAAGAAAAACTACCTAATTTCTATGGAAATTATAATTATTTTAGACAGATGCTCTTAAATCTAATTGATAATAGTATTAAATATACACCAGAATACGGTACAGTAAAAATTTCTGCTGCTACAGAAAATGGGAATTTAATCATAAATATTGCTGATAACGGAATAGGTATAGAAGGGGAGGAACAAAGAAGAATTTTCGAACGGTTTTATAGAGTGGATAAATCTAGGTCTAATGAAGTAGATGGAACTGGTTTAGGTTTAGCGATAGTAAAACATATAGTATCTACTTTTAATGGTAAGATTTCTATTGAAAGTGAAATAGGGAAAGGCTCAAATTTTATAATTATATTACCTGTTAAAGATGACCTAATTTATTAA